In the Sus scrofa isolate TJ Tabasco breed Duroc chromosome 7, Sscrofa11.1, whole genome shotgun sequence genome, one interval contains:
- the LOC106504545 gene encoding LOW QUALITY PROTEIN: serpin A3-8 (The sequence of the model RefSeq protein was modified relative to this genomic sequence to represent the inferred CDS: inserted 1 base in 1 codon) — protein sequence MSLFLALGLLVAGLCSRVHCVPESKPDPENGTPNDQHSRTPVDPHAIVXSNTDFAFSLYKQLVSLDPSKNVIFSPLSVSMALAFLSLGARGPTLTELLEGLKFNLTKTPEAEIHQGFQHLLQALSQPSNLLQLNVGNTMFVDEHLKLLDEFRRDAQAKFASDVFSTNFKDPEAAIVFINDYVKNKTKGKIPKLFDEHATFSVMVLVNYIYFNAKWKTPFDPEHTIESTFQVSKNRTVKVPMMSLRGLETPYFRDEELACTVVELPYTSNDSALFILPDDGRMAAVEAKLLPETLRRWRDSLQPRRIDVLYLPRFSVSGDYQLKDTLKQLGIQKVFTHEADLSGVTGDKKLGVSKVIHKAVLDVGEEGTEAAAATGIAMMTSTLYSLTVSFSRPFLFAVIDKDTGTVLFLGKVADPSPA from the exons ATGTccctcttcctggctctgggGCTCCTGGTGGCTGGGCTCTGCTCCAGGGTCCACTGCGTCCCCGAAAGCAAACCTGACCCAGAGAATGGGACCCCGAACGACCAGCACAGCAGGACTCCCGTGGACCCCCACGCCATTG CCAGCAACACTGACTTCGCCTTCAGCCTCTACAAGCAGCTGGTTTCTTTAGACCCCAGTAAGAACGTCATCTTCTCCCCGCTGAGCGTCTCCATGGCCTTGGCCTTCCTGTCTCTGGGGGCCCGAGGCCCCACCCTGACAGAGCTCCTGGAAGGCCTCAAGTTCAACCTCACAAAGACCCCCGAGGCAGAAATCCACCAGGGCTTCCAGCACCTCCTGCAGGCCCTCAGCCAACCCAGCAACCTGCTGCAGCTGAACGTGGGCAACACCATGTTCGTGGATGAGCATCTGAAGCTGCTGGACGAGTTCAGGCGAGACGCCCAGGCAAAGTTCGCCTCCGATGTCTTTTCCACCAACTTCAAGGATCCCGAGGCTGCCATCGTGTTCATCAACGACTACGTGAAGAACAAAACGAAGGGGAAAATTCCGAAGCTGTTCGATGAACATGCCACCTTCTCCGTGATGGTCCTGGTGAATTACATCTACTTTAACG ccaAGTGGAAGACGCCCTTTGATCCAGAACATACTATAGAGTCCACGTTCCAAGTGAGCAAGAACAGGACAGTGAAGGTGCCCATGATGAGCCTTCGAGGCCTGGAAACACCTTACTTCCGGGACGAGGAGCTGGCCTGCACGGTGGTGGAGCTCCCGTACACCAGCAACGACAGCGCGCTCTTCATCCTCCCTGACGATGGCAGGATGGCGGCCGTGGAAGCCAAGCTGCTTCCGGAGACGCTGAGGAGGTGGAGAGACTCCCTGCAGCCCAG ACGGATAGATGTCCTCTACCTGCCACGGTTTTCCGTCTCCGGCGACTATCAACTGAAGGACACCCTTAAGCAGCTGGGCATTCAGAAAGTGTTCACCCACGAGGCTGACCTGTCAGGAGTCACAGGGGACAAGAAACTGGGGGTTTCCAAG GTGATCCACAAGGCGGTGCTTGATGTGGGCGAGGAGGGCACGGAAGCAGCTGCTGCCACTGGAATTGCAATGATGACCTCGACCCTCTACAGCCTCACTGTTAGTTTTTCCAGGCCCTTTCTGTTCGCCGTAATCGACAAAGACACTGGCACTGTCCTCTTTTTGGGCAAAGTCGCTGACCCCAGTCCTGCCTAG
- the LOC396685 gene encoding serpin A3-8: protein MKAEGMSPFLALGLLVAGLCSRVHCVPEGKPDPENGTPNDQHSRTPVDPHAIVPSNTDFAFSLYKQLVSLDPSKNVIFSPLSVSIALAFLSLGARGPTLTELLEGLKFNLTKTPEAEIHQGFQHLLQALSQPSNLLQLNVGNAMFVDEHLKLLDEFRQDAQAKFASDVFSTNFKDPGAAVVFINDYVKNKTKGKIPKLFDEHATFSVMVLVNYIYFNAKWKTPFDPEHTIESTFHVSKNRTVKVPMMSLRGLETPYFRDEELACTVVELPYTSNDSALFILPDDGRMAAVEAKLLPETLRRWRDSLQPRRIDALYLPRFSVSGDYQLKDTLKQLGIQKVFTHEADLSGVTGDNKLGVSKVIHKAVLDVGEEGTEAAAATGIEMMTSTLQSLTVIFSRPFLFAVIDKDTGTVLFLGKVADPSPA from the exons ATGAAGGCAGAGGGCATGTCCCCCTTCCTGGCTCTGGGGCTCCTGGTGGCTGGGCTCTGCTCCAGGGTCCACTGCGTCCCCGAAGGCAAACCTGACCCAGAGAATGGGACCCCGAACGACCAGCACAGCAGGACTCCCGTGGACCCCCACGCCATTGTCCCCAGCAACACCGACTTCGCCTTCAGCCTCTACAAGCAGCTGGTTTCTTTAGACCCCAGTAAGAACGTCATCTTCTCCCCGCTGAGCGTCTCCATAGCCTTGGCCTTCCTGTCTCTGGGGGCCCGAGGCCCCACCCTGACAGAGCTCCTGGAAGGCCTCAAGTTCAACCTCACAAAGACCCCCGAGGCAGAAATCCACCAGGGCTTCCAGCACCTCCTGCAGGCCCTCAGCCAACCCAGCAACCTGCTGCAGCTGAACGTGGGCAACGCCATGTTCGTGGATGAGCATCTGAAGCTGCTGGACGAGTTCAGGCAAGACGCCCAGGCAAAGTTCGCCTCCGATGTCTTTTCCACCAACTTCAAGGATCCCGGGGCTGCCGTCGTGTTCATCAACGACTACGTGAAGAACAAAACGAAGGGGAAAATCCCGAAGCTGTTCGATGAACATGCCACCTTCTCCGTGATGGTCCTGGTGAATTACATCTACTTTAACG ccaAGTGGAAGACGCCCTTTGATCCAGAACATACTATAGAGTCCACGTTCCACGTGAGCAAGAACAGGACAGTGAAGGTGCCCATGATGAGCCTTCGAGGCCTGGAAACACCTTACTTCCGGGACGAGGAGCTGGCCTGCACGGTGGTGGAGCTCCCGTACACCAGCAACGACAGCGCGCTCTTCATCCTCCCTGACGACGGCAGGATGGCGGCCGTGGAAGCCAAGCTGCTCCCGGAGACGCTGAGGAGGTGGAGAGACTCCCTGCAGCCCAG ACGGATAGATGCCCTCTACCTGCCACGGTTTTCTGTCTCCGGCGACTATCAACTGAAGGACACCCTTAAGCAGCTGGGCATTCAGAAAGTGTTCACCCACGAGGCTGACCTGTCAGGAGTCACAGGGGACAACAAACTGGGGGTTTCCAAG GTGATCCACAAGGCGGTGCTTGATGTGGGCGAGGAGGGCACGGAAGCAGCTGCTGCCACTGGAATTGAGATGATGACCTCAACCCTCCAGAGCCTCACTGTTATTTTCTCCAGGCCCTTTCTGTTCGCCGTAATCGACAAAGACACTGGCACTGTCCTCTTTTTGGGCAAAGTCGCTGACCCCAGTCCTGCCTAG